One segment of Ureibacillus thermophilus DNA contains the following:
- a CDS encoding XdhC family protein: protein MSKMYELKEIYSNIEKAWAQQEKAVLVILTDVKGSAYRLPGSKMLMTSSGKMVGTISGGCLEADLYAWAEKVFESNQPFVHQYDLSDTEIWSLGIGCKGDLQFLFLPVLKEDPSWRTIQQLIQEEKEFSMVINMKTGGKAILAEQFFENQEIPEAVLQEARQLAEHQTRAKVFTYEKIPYLIDAIKSSERVVVAGAGHDAIPVAELAHQAGFRVTVIDSRTHFNNDKRFPNAIHITKEFDEISRKEFSNSWWVIMNHHQLKDEEALRLAIESKPKYIGVLGPRYRTAEMLEHIGYDFASGPIYSPVGLDLGAETMYEVAVSIVSEMMSLRAGRTAQSLHGREKIHV from the coding sequence ATGTCAAAGATGTATGAATTGAAAGAAATTTATTCCAATATTGAGAAAGCTTGGGCACAACAAGAAAAAGCGGTTTTAGTTATTTTAACGGATGTGAAGGGCTCGGCCTATCGTCTGCCAGGGAGTAAAATGCTGATGACATCAAGCGGAAAAATGGTTGGGACGATTAGTGGAGGATGTTTAGAAGCGGATTTATACGCTTGGGCTGAAAAAGTATTTGAATCCAATCAACCCTTCGTGCATCAATATGATTTAAGCGATACCGAAATTTGGAGCTTAGGCATTGGTTGCAAGGGTGATTTGCAGTTTTTATTTTTGCCGGTTCTGAAGGAAGATCCATCATGGCGGACTATCCAGCAATTGATACAGGAAGAAAAGGAGTTTTCGATGGTGATTAATATGAAAACAGGTGGAAAAGCAATTCTAGCAGAACAATTTTTTGAAAATCAAGAAATTCCAGAAGCAGTTTTACAAGAGGCGAGACAATTAGCAGAACATCAAACTCGGGCAAAAGTGTTCACATATGAAAAAATTCCATATTTGATTGATGCAATTAAGTCAAGTGAACGCGTAGTGGTTGCAGGCGCCGGGCATGATGCAATTCCGGTGGCAGAGCTTGCCCATCAAGCGGGATTTAGAGTAACCGTGATTGATAGCCGCACCCATTTCAATAATGATAAGCGATTCCCCAATGCCATCCATATTACAAAAGAGTTTGATGAGATTTCCCGGAAAGAATTTTCGAATAGTTGGTGGGTGATTATGAATCATCATCAGCTGAAGGATGAGGAAGCGCTTCGACTTGCCATCGAGAGCAAACCAAAATATATCGGTGTATTAGGTCCAAGATATCGGACAGCGGAAATGTTAGAACATATTGGTTATGATTTCGCAAGTGGTCCGATTTACTCGCCGGTAGGATTGGATTTAGGAGCAGAAACCATGTATGAAGTTGCAGTAAGCATTGTATCCGAAATGATGAGTTTACGTGCAGGGCGGACAGCTCAATCCCTTCATGGCAGGGAAAAAATCCATGTGTAA
- the moaA gene encoding GTP 3',8-cyclase MoaA — protein sequence MTIFDACARPLHSVRISVIDRCNLRCTYCMPAEVFGKDYPFLPASKLLSFDEIERLTRIFASLGVRKIRLTGGEPLLRKGLTKLVERLLNIKDIEDVSITTNGLLLGVYAARLAKAGLKRINVSLDSLNPQIFGRMNGRNVSVEKVLSSIEKAAEQGLKIKINMVVQKGINDGEILEMAKFCYDHDYTLRFIEYMDVGNTNSWELSQVFPNREILKILKQHYEIIPVSDMEMGEVAKRYKYKGTHKEIGFISSVTEPFCSGCNRLRISADGKLYTCLFASQGKDLRHLLQKGSDEELKQMISTIWQMRKDQYSNERGSMVNNKSKIEMSYIGG from the coding sequence ATGACGATTTTTGACGCATGCGCTAGACCACTCCATAGTGTAAGAATTTCCGTAATCGACCGCTGCAATTTGCGCTGCACTTATTGCATGCCTGCTGAAGTTTTCGGAAAAGATTATCCCTTTTTGCCGGCTAGTAAATTATTATCCTTTGATGAGATTGAAAGGCTAACGCGGATTTTTGCATCCCTCGGAGTCAGAAAAATTCGTTTAACAGGGGGTGAACCGCTGCTCCGTAAAGGGTTGACGAAACTTGTTGAGCGATTGTTGAACATCAAAGACATTGAAGATGTATCCATTACGACAAACGGGTTGTTACTTGGGGTGTATGCTGCGCGACTTGCAAAAGCCGGCTTGAAACGCATTAATGTAAGTTTGGACAGTTTAAATCCCCAAATCTTCGGCCGGATGAATGGGCGCAATGTTTCGGTGGAAAAGGTGCTTTCTTCCATTGAAAAAGCGGCAGAACAAGGTTTGAAAATTAAAATTAATATGGTTGTGCAAAAGGGCATAAATGATGGGGAGATTTTAGAAATGGCGAAGTTTTGTTATGACCATGATTATACATTGCGCTTTATTGAATATATGGATGTGGGGAATACAAACAGTTGGGAGCTGTCGCAAGTTTTTCCCAATAGAGAGATTCTAAAAATTCTCAAGCAGCACTATGAAATCATCCCTGTTTCTGATATGGAAATGGGGGAAGTGGCAAAACGGTACAAATATAAAGGAACCCATAAAGAAATCGGCTTCATTTCATCTGTCACAGAACCTTTCTGCTCGGGCTGTAACCGGCTGCGCATTTCTGCAGATGGTAAACTTTATACTTGTTTATTTGCATCCCAAGGAAAAGATTTACGGCATTTGTTGCAAAAGGGCAGCGATGAGGAACTGAAACAGATGATTTCAACTATTTGGCAAATGCGAAAAGATCAATATTCAAACGAACGGGGTTCAATGGTCAACAATAAAAGCAAAATAGAAATGTCATACATTGGTGGTTAA
- a CDS encoding FAD binding domain-containing protein has translation MAVQKVSSQISTVWIPSSIQEAVSLKNRLAPDAAYVSGATLLQLKWQAGVEMPKHHISLEKIPDLRQLNVDKGHLEIGAGTTLSTLRNHSVIRTVHPIISEAAKTIAAPAVRNRGTVGGNVMWGEGDLIPLLLTMEAQLTFFAKNGFQTVEMADWLNSSDFRDVLLVKVAIPERDSSTQSFYRKIGRRETFTAAIVTIAGQVRFSNKDGFTEVRLAIGGGSNKPLRLVKIEQYLLGKSVEKIHWPTVYQWILKEFHPSSDAFVSSEYKKKVAANLIISELRRLLFLQEEACV, from the coding sequence ATGGCGGTTCAAAAAGTTTCCTCTCAAATCTCGACTGTTTGGATACCATCCAGCATACAAGAAGCGGTTTCGCTAAAAAATCGTCTTGCCCCGGATGCAGCATACGTTTCAGGTGCAACATTGCTTCAACTTAAATGGCAAGCAGGCGTAGAGATGCCAAAGCATCATATTAGTTTGGAAAAAATTCCTGATTTACGGCAGCTGAACGTAGATAAGGGCCATTTAGAAATTGGTGCGGGTACGACACTAAGCACATTGCGTAACCATTCTGTGATCAGAACGGTACACCCAATCATTTCGGAAGCTGCAAAAACCATTGCAGCGCCAGCCGTTCGAAATCGAGGAACAGTAGGCGGCAATGTCATGTGGGGGGAAGGGGATTTAATCCCTTTGTTATTAACCATGGAAGCCCAGTTGACATTCTTTGCAAAAAATGGCTTTCAAACCGTTGAAATGGCAGATTGGTTAAACAGCTCCGATTTTCGCGATGTATTATTAGTAAAAGTGGCCATTCCTGAAAGAGATTCCTCCACCCAATCCTTTTACAGAAAAATTGGCAGAAGGGAAACATTCACGGCAGCAATTGTAACCATTGCCGGTCAAGTGCGGTTTTCCAATAAAGATGGGTTTACGGAAGTTCGTCTTGCCATTGGCGGAGGAAGCAATAAACCTTTGAGGCTTGTTAAAATAGAACAATATTTATTGGGAAAATCAGTGGAGAAAATCCATTGGCCAACTGTTTATCAATGGATTTTAAAGGAATTTCATCCGTCAAGCGATGCATTTGTCTCTAGCGAGTATAAGAAAAAAGTGGCTGCCAATTTAATCATTTCGGAACTTCGGCGGTTGTTGTTCCTACAAGAGGAGGCATGTGTATGA
- a CDS encoding lipoate--protein ligase family protein: MKTKWYFINSGPCSPSYNMALDEALLDFHSKGEIPPVIRFYQWNPPTLSIGYFQKVQDINLEALKAQNIGFVRRPTGGRAVLHDSELTYSIIVTEQYPNLPETVTEAYRFLSEGLLKGFHNLGLDAYFSIPDTGEKQEALKKPKSAVCFDAPSWYELVVEGKKVAGSAQTRQKGVVLQHGAILLDLDEDKLLSLFNFPSEEAKNRMRIHLPERAVAINRLTTRRITIEECIDAFKKGFEEALQIDLVPYELTEEQKNYVRKIEEEKYANDEWNFRK; encoded by the coding sequence ATGAAAACAAAATGGTATTTTATTAATTCGGGGCCATGCAGTCCATCTTATAATATGGCTTTAGATGAAGCGCTGCTTGATTTCCACAGCAAAGGGGAAATTCCGCCGGTGATTCGCTTTTATCAGTGGAATCCGCCGACGCTTTCCATCGGCTACTTCCAAAAGGTGCAGGATATCAATTTGGAAGCGTTAAAAGCGCAAAATATTGGGTTTGTCAGAAGACCGACCGGGGGAAGAGCCGTATTGCATGACAGTGAATTAACATACAGCATCATCGTGACTGAACAATATCCAAACTTGCCTGAAACGGTGACAGAAGCTTATCGCTTTTTAAGTGAAGGTTTATTGAAAGGTTTCCATAATTTGGGGTTGGATGCCTATTTCAGCATTCCGGATACTGGAGAGAAACAGGAAGCGTTGAAAAAGCCGAAAAGCGCGGTATGTTTTGATGCCCCAAGCTGGTATGAACTTGTTGTAGAAGGTAAAAAAGTCGCTGGCAGTGCACAAACTAGACAAAAAGGTGTTGTGTTGCAGCACGGTGCGATTTTATTGGACCTTGATGAGGACAAGCTGTTGTCTTTATTTAATTTTCCTTCAGAAGAAGCGAAAAATAGAATGCGCATCCATTTACCTGAGAGAGCCGTTGCCATCAACCGGCTCACAACCCGCCGAATTACCATTGAGGAATGCATTGATGCGTTCAAAAAAGGGTTTGAAGAGGCTTTGCAAATCGATTTAGTCCCATATGAATTGACAGAAGAACAAAAGAATTATGTAAGAAAAATTGAAGAAGAAAAGTATGCAAATGACGAGTGGAATTTTAGAAAATAA
- a CDS encoding FAD-binding oxidoreductase — MKNYKEIEQRLLTFLSKEQVTTNETVRQLHGQDESYHTPALPDLVVFPRSTEEVSKILKIANEYEVPVTPFGAGSSLEGHVIPYEGGISIDFNEMNQILEIDPESFIVRVQPGVRRVQLNKELKKYGLFFSVDPGADATLGGMAATNASGTTAVKYGVMRDQVLDLEVVLANGDIIHTGNKARKSSSGLHLNGLFVGSEGILGCITELTLKVYGIPEFEVAGRAVFKSTHEAVQAVTALKQAGIPIGRVELVDAESIQVVNKHSETNYAEAPTLFLEFQGNEAGLQSDIEFAKEVLKEFDCEDIQFEKDTAARNTLWHARHNLAYAYKHAFPGRKLMTTDVCVPINELANSIEYARSLLEELKIHGGLLGHVGDGNYHACIMIDLNDEEEVARAKKFNEMIVTDAIKRGGTCTGEHGVGVGKRMYQELEHRNALEVMRAIKKALDPKGILNPGKIL, encoded by the coding sequence ATGAAAAACTATAAAGAAATCGAACAACGACTGCTTACATTTTTATCAAAAGAACAAGTAACAACGAACGAAACGGTTCGGCAGCTTCATGGACAAGATGAATCTTATCACACACCAGCCTTGCCTGATCTTGTTGTATTCCCTCGTTCAACGGAAGAAGTGAGTAAGATTTTAAAAATCGCCAACGAATATGAAGTGCCTGTAACTCCCTTTGGGGCAGGTTCTAGCTTAGAAGGCCATGTGATTCCTTATGAGGGCGGCATTTCCATCGATTTTAATGAAATGAATCAAATTCTTGAAATCGATCCGGAAAGTTTTATTGTGCGCGTACAGCCAGGAGTTCGGCGTGTGCAATTAAATAAAGAGCTGAAAAAATATGGTTTGTTTTTCTCGGTTGACCCAGGTGCAGATGCAACGTTGGGCGGAATGGCTGCGACGAATGCCAGCGGAACAACAGCCGTAAAATATGGCGTGATGCGCGACCAAGTATTGGATTTGGAAGTGGTATTGGCAAACGGCGACATTATTCATACAGGTAATAAAGCAAGAAAATCCTCATCGGGCTTGCATTTAAATGGTTTATTTGTAGGTTCAGAAGGCATTTTGGGCTGTATTACAGAGCTTACATTAAAAGTCTATGGCATACCTGAATTTGAAGTGGCAGGACGGGCAGTGTTCAAATCCACTCATGAAGCAGTGCAAGCGGTGACAGCTCTTAAACAGGCAGGCATTCCGATTGGCCGGGTGGAACTCGTCGATGCGGAATCCATCCAAGTGGTGAATAAACACAGCGAAACCAATTATGCAGAAGCACCGACTCTATTTTTAGAGTTCCAAGGAAATGAAGCAGGCCTTCAAAGCGATATCGAATTTGCCAAAGAAGTGTTAAAAGAATTTGACTGCGAAGATATTCAATTTGAAAAAGATACGGCTGCCCGCAATACCCTCTGGCACGCGCGGCATAATTTGGCTTATGCATATAAACACGCATTTCCTGGAAGAAAGCTGATGACAACAGATGTATGTGTGCCAATCAATGAACTGGCTAACAGCATCGAATACGCCCGCTCTTTATTAGAAGAATTAAAAATTCACGGTGGCTTATTGGGCCATGTGGGTGATGGAAACTACCATGCCTGCATCATGATTGATCTTAACGATGAAGAAGAAGTAGCCCGGGCTAAAAAATTTAATGAAATGATTGTAACAGATGCGATTAAACGCGGCGGCACATGCACGGGAGAACACGGTGTCGGCGTTGGAAAACGGATGTATCAGGAATTGGAACATCGAAATGCTCTTGAAGTCATGCGGGCGATTAAAAAAGCCCTCGATCCAAAAGGCATTTTAAATCCAGGAAAAATTCTTTAA
- a CDS encoding vitamin B12-dependent ribonucleotide reductase, translated as MVMTYTTILIDQLNKDIEQFPQVHPITPDMHITHKGVSRLVMIDRYSFKDTEKKTLKPGDFVVLTIKEDPKFPARGLGYIQSIDWEDNKAEILIEEEYRNVLDDPKEQETGIIVRSLDVIEKPLEIFYEQIAKRNATGLAAVEKTEEKRKEWFQKFYEQLASLKFVPAGRVLYGAGSGKQVTYFNCYVMPFVPDSREGISEHRKKVMEIMSRGGGVGTNGSTLRPRNTLARGVNGRSSGSVSWLDDIAKLTHLVEQGGSRRGAQMIMLADWHPDIVEFIISKMQNPRILRYLMENMEDESIIRHAKEKLKFTPLTPLEEAMYQGIVNYKNIPGLGGFSEAIIKEAEAKLRDGGTYSVHNPDFLTGANISVTITNEFMEAVEKDEEYPLRFPDVETYTPEEMAIYNEKWHKIGDVREWEALGYRVRTYRKIRARELWKLINICATYAAEPGIFFIDNANEMTNARAYGQKVVATNPCGEQPLAPYSVCNLAAINLANFALKDQKTVDFEALKETVRVGVRMQDNVIDATPYFLEENRKQALGERRVGLGVMGLADLLIYCEKEYGSKEGNELVDKVFETIATTAYETSIELAKERGSFPFLVGETEEETKRLREAFINTGYMKRMPEHIRQGVLEHGIRNSHLLTVAPTGSTGTMVGVATGLEPYFSFVYYRSGRLGKFIEVKAEIVQEYLKEHPEADEHNLPHWFVTAMDLTPEAHADVQCIIQRWVDSSISKTVNAPKGYTVEQVQKVYERLYKGGAKGGTVYVDGSRDSQVLTLKAEMTHEEQLTFEELEDETIEKPVVLVETIAPLQQTNVKIGSEVGDTCPVCRQGTVEEIGGCNTCTVCGAQLKCGL; from the coding sequence ATGGTAATGACGTATACGACCATCCTCATTGATCAATTGAACAAGGATATAGAGCAATTTCCGCAAGTCCATCCGATAACTCCGGATATGCACATTACGCATAAAGGTGTATCGAGACTTGTCATGATTGACCGATATTCCTTCAAGGATACGGAAAAAAAGACATTAAAGCCTGGAGATTTTGTCGTTTTGACGATTAAAGAAGATCCAAAATTTCCAGCCCGCGGTTTAGGGTATATTCAATCAATTGATTGGGAAGACAATAAAGCGGAAATTTTAATTGAAGAGGAATATCGCAATGTGCTGGATGATCCGAAAGAACAGGAAACAGGCATCATTGTACGTTCCCTTGATGTCATTGAAAAACCGCTTGAAATTTTTTATGAACAGATTGCAAAACGAAATGCTACTGGTTTAGCGGCTGTTGAAAAAACGGAAGAGAAGCGCAAAGAATGGTTCCAAAAGTTTTATGAACAATTAGCTTCGTTGAAATTTGTGCCAGCCGGACGAGTTCTTTACGGTGCAGGTTCAGGTAAACAAGTTACATATTTCAACTGCTATGTAATGCCTTTCGTTCCTGATAGCCGTGAAGGAATCAGCGAACATCGCAAAAAAGTAATGGAAATAATGAGCCGTGGCGGCGGTGTTGGGACAAATGGTTCCACATTAAGACCTCGCAACACCCTTGCAAGAGGAGTGAATGGCAGATCAAGCGGTTCTGTTTCATGGCTTGATGATATTGCGAAATTAACCCATCTTGTTGAACAAGGTGGATCCCGCCGTGGTGCTCAAATGATTATGCTTGCCGATTGGCATCCAGATATTGTGGAATTCATCATTTCCAAAATGCAAAATCCTCGTATTTTGCGTTATTTGATGGAAAATATGGAAGATGAATCCATCATCCGTCATGCGAAAGAGAAGTTGAAATTCACTCCTTTAACTCCTCTCGAAGAAGCGATGTATCAAGGAATTGTGAACTATAAAAATATTCCTGGTTTAGGAGGGTTCAGCGAGGCGATAATCAAGGAAGCGGAAGCAAAACTGCGCGATGGCGGAACCTACAGTGTGCATAATCCTGACTTTTTAACAGGCGCTAATATTTCCGTCACAATTACAAATGAGTTTATGGAAGCGGTGGAAAAAGATGAAGAATATCCGCTTCGATTCCCAGATGTGGAAACTTACACGCCGGAAGAAATGGCGATTTACAACGAGAAATGGCACAAAATTGGCGACGTAAGAGAATGGGAAGCGCTTGGCTATCGGGTGCGCACTTATCGAAAAATCCGAGCAAGAGAGTTATGGAAACTCATCAACATCTGTGCAACTTATGCAGCAGAGCCAGGTATTTTCTTCATCGATAATGCTAATGAAATGACAAATGCCCGCGCTTACGGCCAAAAAGTGGTGGCAACAAACCCATGCGGTGAACAGCCATTAGCGCCATATTCAGTATGTAACTTAGCAGCCATCAATTTGGCAAATTTTGCATTGAAAGACCAAAAAACAGTCGATTTTGAAGCATTAAAAGAAACAGTGCGCGTCGGCGTCCGCATGCAAGACAACGTCATCGATGCAACGCCGTATTTCCTTGAGGAAAATCGCAAACAAGCCCTTGGAGAGCGACGTGTTGGCCTTGGCGTTATGGGCTTAGCAGATTTACTCATTTACTGCGAAAAAGAATACGGTTCGAAAGAAGGCAATGAGCTGGTTGATAAAGTGTTTGAAACAATTGCAACTACCGCTTATGAAACGTCCATTGAACTTGCAAAAGAACGCGGCAGCTTCCCATTTTTAGTAGGTGAAACGGAAGAAGAAACTAAACGGTTGCGTGAAGCTTTCATCAACACTGGCTATATGAAGCGCATGCCGGAACATATTCGTCAAGGAGTGCTTGAACACGGCATTCGCAATTCTCACTTGCTCACAGTTGCGCCGACTGGTTCAACAGGAACAATGGTTGGAGTAGCAACGGGCTTAGAACCTTACTTCTCCTTCGTATACTATCGTTCTGGCCGCTTAGGAAAATTCATCGAAGTGAAGGCGGAAATCGTTCAAGAATACTTGAAAGAACATCCAGAAGCAGATGAACACAACTTGCCACATTGGTTTGTCACAGCGATGGATTTAACACCGGAAGCCCATGCAGACGTACAATGCATCATTCAGCGTTGGGTGGATTCTTCCATCTCCAAAACGGTGAATGCGCCAAAAGGATACACGGTGGAACAAGTACAAAAAGTGTACGAACGCTTATATAAAGGCGGAGCAAAAGGCGGAACAGTTTACGTGGACGGCAGCCGCGATTCACAAGTTTTAACATTAAAAGCGGAAATGACTCATGAAGAACAGTTAACATTTGAGGAATTGGAAGACGAAACGATTGAAAAACCGGTTGTGCTAGTTGAAACGATTGCGCCGCTTCAACAAACAAATGTGAAAATCGGTTCAGAAGTAGGCGATACTTGTCCTGTCTGCCGCCAAGGTACAGTGGAAGAGATTGGTGGATGTAACACTTGCACAGTTTGCGGTGCGCAGTTGAAATGTGGTTTGTAA
- a CDS encoding nucleotidyltransferase family protein yields the protein MCKIGAVILAAGKSTRMGKPKLLLPYKGKPLFMHPLQLALQHQLHPIVCITGCYHEQMRHLLSPLEKDVAVVFNSSFESGMASSLKIGIQSMPKQVDAALIFLGDQPLIPEKVVQRIMKEFKKSKREGIKIIRPLFGKRLGHPILFEKSLFREFEGLEGDEGGKSIINRHKEALKLLHFEREEWGIDIDTEEEYRILIEKD from the coding sequence ATGTGTAAAATTGGAGCCGTTATTTTAGCAGCAGGAAAATCCACCCGCATGGGAAAACCAAAGCTTTTATTACCATATAAAGGAAAACCTCTTTTTATGCATCCACTTCAACTAGCACTCCAACATCAATTGCATCCTATTGTTTGTATTACAGGTTGTTACCATGAACAAATGAGACACCTATTATCTCCTCTTGAAAAGGATGTGGCAGTAGTATTCAATTCCTCTTTTGAAAGCGGGATGGCCTCTTCTTTAAAAATCGGTATCCAATCGATGCCAAAACAGGTCGATGCGGCGCTAATTTTTTTAGGAGATCAGCCCCTTATACCAGAAAAAGTGGTGCAAAGAATCATGAAGGAATTTAAAAAAAGCAAAAGGGAAGGAATCAAAATTATTCGGCCGCTATTTGGCAAGCGGTTGGGGCATCCGATTTTATTTGAAAAAAGCCTATTTCGAGAATTTGAAGGATTAGAAGGAGATGAAGGAGGAAAATCCATCATCAATCGGCACAAAGAGGCTTTAAAGCTTTTGCACTTTGAAAGGGAGGAATGGGGAATCGATATTGACACGGAAGAAGAATACAGGATTTTAATTGAAAAGGACTGA
- the ade gene encoding adenine deaminase has protein sequence MKKNIAVSQHRQKADFILRNAKIADVFSLKWKEADLVVANGKIIALDTEGKYEAEKVEDARGRWVIPGMIDTHIHIESTMLTPEQFSRIILPFGVTSVIADPHEIANVSGTEGLKYMLDAAKNSPLDIYYMLPSSVPATSFEHAGAVLKASDLAPFLKNEQVLGIAEVMDYPAVLSCDEEMLAKIQLGHEHGMMIDGHGAGLNGQQLAGYRAAGIHTDHECITLEEALERIEMGMYVLVREGSASKNLKALLPAITPYNARRFAFCTDDKHLDEIIQEGTINHSVKLAIAEGIEVLQAIQLATLNAAECYRLYDKGAVAPGFTADFVLLDDLEEMKIAAVWKNGVKVAEDGEMLLPETAPIDVPARICHSVHLPEVKVDDLALPLKSSFVNIIGIIPNQIVTKKLQDYVDVQDGKFVPNIEKDFLKLAVFERHLHRGTKSVAIVHGLGLKAGAIATTIAHDSHNVIAVGTNDKDMVLALNEIQAIQGGLVVVKDGKVLANLELPVAGLMTNIPAREAAEKLRALHDALHELNPPLHFHLFLTLSFLSLPVIPALKLTDTGLFDVEQFRHIPIEAEQPSQIKISS, from the coding sequence ATGAAAAAGAATATTGCTGTTTCGCAACATCGCCAAAAAGCAGATTTCATATTACGAAATGCGAAAATTGCAGATGTTTTTTCCCTTAAGTGGAAAGAGGCGGATCTTGTCGTTGCCAATGGAAAAATTATCGCCCTTGATACGGAAGGGAAGTATGAAGCGGAAAAGGTGGAGGATGCCAGAGGACGATGGGTCATTCCTGGTATGATTGATACCCATATTCATATCGAATCAACGATGCTCACCCCTGAACAGTTCAGCCGAATTATATTGCCTTTCGGTGTCACTTCCGTCATAGCGGATCCCCATGAAATCGCAAACGTCTCCGGAACAGAGGGCTTAAAATATATGCTTGATGCCGCAAAAAACAGCCCCCTAGATATTTACTATATGCTTCCATCAAGCGTGCCGGCCACTTCCTTTGAACATGCAGGTGCAGTGTTGAAAGCGTCCGATTTAGCGCCGTTTCTAAAAAATGAACAAGTGCTTGGAATTGCAGAAGTGATGGATTATCCAGCGGTTTTATCCTGCGATGAGGAAATGCTTGCGAAAATTCAGCTAGGCCATGAACATGGCATGATGATCGACGGCCACGGCGCTGGTTTGAATGGACAACAATTAGCAGGTTACCGTGCAGCAGGCATTCATACGGACCATGAATGCATCACGCTAGAAGAAGCGTTGGAGCGCATTGAAATGGGAATGTATGTATTAGTACGGGAAGGTTCTGCATCGAAAAATCTAAAAGCTTTGCTCCCCGCAATCACCCCTTATAACGCCCGCCGTTTTGCATTTTGCACAGATGACAAACATTTAGATGAAATCATTCAAGAAGGCACCATCAACCATAGTGTGAAATTGGCCATTGCGGAAGGAATTGAAGTGCTTCAAGCAATTCAATTGGCCACATTAAATGCGGCTGAATGTTACCGCCTATACGACAAAGGAGCTGTTGCACCAGGATTTACGGCAGATTTTGTTTTATTGGATGATTTGGAAGAAATGAAGATTGCCGCAGTATGGAAAAATGGTGTAAAAGTTGCGGAAGACGGAGAAATGTTGCTTCCAGAAACGGCTCCAATCGATGTGCCTGCCCGCATTTGCCATTCAGTCCATTTGCCAGAAGTAAAGGTGGATGATTTGGCATTGCCATTAAAAAGCTCCTTTGTAAACATCATTGGCATTATTCCGAATCAAATCGTGACTAAAAAATTGCAAGACTATGTGGATGTACAAGACGGAAAGTTCGTGCCAAATATAGAAAAGGACTTTTTAAAACTCGCTGTCTTTGAAAGACATTTGCACCGCGGAACAAAAAGTGTAGCTATTGTACATGGCTTGGGACTAAAAGCGGGAGCCATTGCCACAACAATAGCCCATGACTCTCATAATGTTATAGCAGTTGGTACAAACGATAAAGATATGGTGCTTGCCTTAAATGAAATTCAAGCCATTCAAGGAGGACTGGTTGTTGTAAAGGATGGCAAAGTGTTAGCGAACCTAGAGCTGCCTGTTGCAGGACTCATGACGAATATTCCTGCCCGAGAAGCTGCCGAAAAACTGAGAGCATTGCATGATGCATTACATGAATTAAATCCACCCCTTCATTTCCACCTATTTTTGACATTATCTTTCTTAAGCCTTCCAGTTATTCCAGCATTAAAGCTCACAGATACCGGATTATTTGATGTGGAACAATTCCGGCATATTCCTATAGAAGCGGAACAGCCTAGCCAAATCAAAATCAGCAGCTAA